The window AGACCGTGGAATGACCAGCTCCGATCACAGCACCTTTGGGTGGCAGTTCGGCCTTGCCCTGGAGAACCTCAATGACCAGGTCAATCACTGCCGCGATCTGGTGGCTCTCCGGCGGACAGCCGGGCATGAAATAATCCACATCCACGATCTGGGCCAAGGTATGTACCCGGTCCTTCATGGCTGGAATGGTGATCTCACCCTCTGGTACCTGGGTTACGGTCTGCGGGCGGATATTATCCGGGTTATCCGTGGTCAGGGTGGTATAGGCGGTGTCGATGAGTTCGGCAACAGGGAAGAGGTTGCCCAGGCCGGGCACACAGCCCTCGGTGGCGCAGGAGCCAAAGGAAACCAGCAGCTTAGATTTCTTCCGCATCAGGTGAGCCATGTGCTCATTCTCCTCATTGCGGATGGAACCATTCCAGAGGCAGAGCAGGATCTCCTCATCTTCCAGGGCCTCTACATCCTTGACCTTAGCATCCATAGCCACGGGCCAGAAGGCAATATCGAAATTGGCATCCACATCCAGGATCTTCTCATGGATATTGATGACCGCAATCTCGCAGCCACCGCAGGAGCCGGACCAGTACATAGCGAATTTTGGTTTGCTCATGCTGTCACCTCCACAGGAGTCTGCTGCGGGTTGTGTTGAGATTTCTCTTGTTTCTCTTGCTGTAGGTTTTTATGCCAAGCCAAGGGGCCTTGGTCACGGATCTCCTCAACAAAGGAATTGATGTCCTTGGTCAGCTTTGTCCCCTCAGATGCACTGGTCCAGGTCAGTTTGACCCGCTCCGGGGCAATACCCAGGCCTTTCAGCACTCGTCGCAGAAGGAGCCAGCGGCTTTGGGCCTTGTAGTTCTGTTCAATATAATGACATTCGCCGGGATGACAGCCCGTGATCAGGACACCGTCTGCGCCACCGGACAGGGCCTTCATTATAAAGGTGGGGTCCAGGCGACCGGAACACATCAGCCGGACCAAGCGGACATTGGGGGCGTAATGCATTCGGGCTGTACCTGCCAGATCGGCAGCCCGGTACGAGCACCAGTTACAGGTGAAACAGATGATCACCGGTTCAAATTGTTCGCTCATTATTGACTCCTCTTATGCGTCAGCCAGAGTAACGTCCATCAGCAGGCCGTCGATCTGGGCGAGTATCTGGTCATTGCTAAAGCCGGTGCCGCTGATTGCTCCGGCAGGACAGGCTGCCACGCAGGTGCCGCACCCTTGGCACAGGGCCGGGTTGATTTCGCTGACCTTGCGGTCTTCCAGGAAGGTGATCGCGTTAAACGGACAGAGGCTGTTACAGATGCGGCAGCCTGAGCACTGCCCCTGATAGACGCTGGCCTTGATGGGTTCCAGGGTAACTTCACCGCGCATGATCATATTCAGGACCCGGGCTGCTGCTGCGCTGCCCTGGGCCACTGAGCTGGGGATGTCCTTGGGGCCGGTTGCTGTGCCAGCAATAAAGATACCCTCGGTCATGGTGGAGATGGGGTCCAGCTTGGCGTGCTTTTCAGTAAACCAGCCATTGGCGGAACAACCGATACCAAAGAGTTTGCCGGTCTCCTTGGCATCATGACGCGGCTCCATACCAATGGAGAGGATGACCATGTCCACAGGAATCCGGCGCTGTTTGCCGATCAGGGTGTCTTCCACCTGGATCATCAGCTTGCCTTCCTCGCTTGCCTTGCGGGCTGCATCCGTGACCTGGGCCACCTTGCCCCGGACAAAGAGGGTGCCTTCTTCCAGGACGCGCTGATAGAACTCATCATAGGCCTTCATCGGGGTCCGCATATCAATATAGAAATCATAGACCGTGGCCCCGGTGCGTTCCTTGACCAGATGGGCGAATTTCAGGCTCTGCATACAGCAGATATTAGAGCAGTAGTTATTATAATTCCGATCACGGGAACCCACACAGTGGATAATACCCACGGTCTTGGGGGTCGTCTTCCCATCCCGCAGGACAATATCACCTGAAGTCGGGCCAGCAGCATTACACATCCGCTCAAACTCAATGCTGGTAAAGACATTGGGTAAGCGACCGTAACCGTAGTTGCTCATTTTGCGGGCATCAAAGAGATCATAACCTGTGGCCAGGATGATATTACCCACATCCACGGTCAGGAATTCTTCTTTTTGCTCATAGTCAATGGCCTCGGTGGGACAGGACTTCTCGCAGACCTTGCAGGTGCCTTTTTGGAAGAAGTTGCAGTTTGCTGTATCAATGACCGGATACTTGGGCACGGCCTGGGCCGAGCTGGTGTAGATGGCCTTGCGGTAACCGATACCTGCTTCGTAGCCCTGATCAACGATCTTTTTCGGGCATTTCTCGACACAGATCCGACAGCCTGTACACAGCTCCTCTTTGAGATAGCGGGGCTTCTTTTTGATCGTGACTGAGAAGTTGCCCACATAGCCTGCAACGTTGGTTACTTCGCTCCAGGTCATCAGCTCAATATTGGGATGATTGCCCGCCTCAAACATGCGTGGGGTCAGGATACAGGCGGCACAGTCCAGGGTGGGAAAGGTCTTGTCAAACTGGGCCATGTGACCGCCAATGGAGGCATCCCGTTCCACCAGCCAGACTTTTTTGCCAGCATTGGCAATTTCCAAGGCTGCCTGAATACCTGCAATACCTCCGCCCACCACCAAGGTGTCCGGGTGGATAGCAACCTTGAGTTCCTCAAGCGGCTCATTCTCAATAACCCGCTCAACCGCACCGGTCACTACTGCTTTGGCCTTGGCCGTGGCTGCTTCCTTATCCGTATGCACCCAGGAAACCTGCTCGCGGATGGAGGCCAGCTCGGTGAGGTAGGGATTCAGTCCTGCCCGTTTACCGGCATTGCGAAAGGTCAGCTCATGGAGATGAGGGGAGCAGGCCGCAACCACCACCCGATCCAGGCCCAGCTCTTTGATGTCCTGTTCAATCAGCTCCTGACCAGGGCTGGAGCACATAAACTTATAATCACGGGCAATGACGACTCCTTCCGCGCCAAGGCCCTCAGCAGCCCAGTCCCGCACCTTTTCCACATCCACCGTGTGCGAGATATTGGTACCGCAATGGCAGACATAGACGCCGATCTTTTTTGTCTTGTCGTTACTCATGCTTTTACCTCCTCTGCGCAGGGTCTTTTGTATTCCGGGGTCTTTGCAGTCTTTCGCATACAGGGCGGCATGGGCAGTCCTTCCTGCTGGTGCTGTTTTCCTTCAGCAAGGGCAGCTTCCGGGATATCCATGCCGATTCGGGACAAAGCCTTTGCTGTGCTGGTGATCTCACTGCCAAAGCCCAGTTTCTCCGGCGGAAAGCCCAGGGCCAGTCCCACCAGCTGGGAGAAAAAGACAATAGGCATCTCGTAATCAGTGCCGTAATGGCTGTTGGTCTCGCCCTGATAGGCATCCACATTGAGCTGGCACATGGGGCAGACCGTGACCATGATATCTGCCTTGCTCTTTTCTGCCGAGGAAATCAGGCGGCGAATCAGTTCATAGGCCGTGTCCGGGCCGATCTGGGTCATATGGCCGCCACAGCAGGTGGTCCCGCCTGGAAAGTCTACGACCTCAGCACCAATAGCTTTGAGGACATCAATCAGCTCTGTGGGATGTTCCGGGTCAGACCAGCGTTTATTATAATCCGGACGAGGGACCATGCAGCCTGTGTACGGGGCAACCCGCAGGCCCTTGAGCGGTCGGACAACCTTTGCTTTCAGGGTATCCAGGCCGATATCGTTAATCAGCACGTCCAGCAGATGGCGGATATCCAGAGAGCCTGGTGTGTACTGGAGGTTGCCTGCGGCTAAGGCCTCGTTGACCTTTTTCCCCAGAGCTGGCCGTTCAGCCATGTAATAATCAGCCTTGGCAAGATTGAGATAACAGGCTGAACAGGAGGAAAGGACCGTCTTCTGACCCGTCTTGGCAGCCAGGGCCAGGTTACGGGCAATCAGGGAATAGGCAGGGATGAGATTGATGCCCACATACTCGGTGGCACCGCAGCAGTTCCAGTCGTCGATTTCCTGGAGGTTGATGCCCAGCGGTTGGGCGATCTCCATCAAGGAGTCATAGTAGGCCTTGGCATTGCTTTCCATTGCGCAGCCCGGATAGAAGATGTAATCACTCATGGGCCAGCTCCATTTCCTTGGCTTTATTGAGGATGGCTGTGAGTTGGTCCATCCCCTTTATTGTTGTTGGCTTCATGTTGAGACGTCCTTTTTTCAGCATATCCAGTCCCATTGCAGCTGTACGTATCATACGCAGGGGCGAATGCTTGAGGTAATGGCGGGTTGCGAGGCCGAACTCGTAGCTGCGGCCATATTTTTCCACCATCTCCACAAAGGTCTCTGAAAAGTCCGGTGCTGATGAGTCGCGGTACTTCTTTTCCTGGATAGCCATAGACTTGAGGGCGTACATAACATCGGTGATATGGACGTTTTGTGGGCAGCGGACAACACAGTGGTAGCAGGAAACGCAGATCCAGGGGGTGTTGCTCAGTAAGGCCTCTTCCCGCATACCGGCCCGTAGCATGGCAAACAGGGTGCGCGGGGTGTGATCCATATCCATCTCAGAGGGGCAGGAACCACCGCAGCTTCCGCACTGGATACACATCTCCAGGCGGGAGACACCGGCTGTCTTCATACTGACTTCATGGAGGAGGGAAAGGTCTTCGTCGTGGTCTAAGCGTGCATGTACATGTTCTACGGGTTTTTTGGACATAGGGCGTCCTCCGGGGTTGCAGCTTGCATTTTTGAAGGTTCAAAAAAGAAAGGCATTCGTTTTGGTACGATGTGTTACATCTTTGTGGCACGTTGTGGTTGCAATCGTAAACTATACCTTGTACGTGATATGTTGACAACGGTATTTTGTCGATAGAATTGAGATCGAGACCGGACAATGTCACCTTGGATAATGCCCTTTTGAATAATAATAGGGGACGTACCCCGTTAAATCCGCACATCATTAACCTCTTCTCCTCCCCCAACCCTACTTCATACATCCACGAACAACCTGACCATAGGATTAACCGCTTGAGATTATTTGATCTGGTTCTTGTGTCGCTTTCTTCCCTGTCAGTTGAGAAGCCAACTGATTGATATTGTCATTTTGTTATTTTTCCGTGCGAGCCACCCTCTCTGTCCTGCCAACCTGCCCCGTTCTGAATAGCAGCAAAAAGCATTTATTCTGCTACTGCAACAAGATCGACAGAAGAAAATATTTGACAGAGAACGAATAATTGATAATAATTATCAAAAGGGCGTAGTCTTATTACGAACAACTTCGATTGATATTTAATCTTCACATTAATTCGGGACATTGAGATATATGGGTAAAATAGTTAGAAAAAGCAGCCAAGTAACACTTGTTCTCGTAACGACCCTGCTGTCAATTTCTCTTGCGTTATTGATCGTATTCATCGGTTACAAGGTAATGGACGACCAAATACGAAAAACAGAAATAATAATGACGATCATTGCACCGTTGGTCATTTCATCAACCGTGACTTGGTATCTTTATGGATTAATAAAAAGGTTGGAGAGTCTTGAGCAGGAACTGAGACAGAGGATAACAAAAGAGAAGGAAGCAGTATATTTTGCAACGATTCGCGGGGCACAGCACATTACCAATAACCTTCTGAACGGGCTGATTCTGGTTGATATGGAAATAGAGAAGCATCCTACTTTCAATAAAGAGACGGCAATGTTATTTCATGAGATGCTGTATGAAGCAAAACAATTAATTGATAAACTGTCGTCTGTAGATTTAATCACCCCTGAATCAATAAAAAAATCCGTTGAACCAACTTAAACAACCTTTCGTGGCAGTTTGGCACTGGGCTCCAACAGCAGTAAATGCTTCCTTCATGGACGGTGCGGTGTTAACTTAAATGAGCTGACCCAGAAGGACGAGGAGGCTGTCCGCTACATGCAAAACAATGTCGCCTTGAAATTCTGGCCAAGACGGTAAGGCAGGCACTGCAATGAGAGCCTGACAGCAGATATTTTTTGAATTCCATCAGATAAAGTGCTTTTATTGTATGTAGAGCTCCTTTTTCTGTTCCAAACAGCTCAAAAAAGACAACTGCGGAAAAATATAAACAATGAAGCGACATATCTACACCTTCCTCCTCTGTCTGATTCCTGCCATACTGACCAGCCCCTCTGTTTTCTCTGCTGAAAAAGAAGAGAAGACTCTGTCCGCCTATCTTGAACAAGCACTTGTCAGCAATGATGCTCTGCTGGCAGCGCGTGCCGAACTCCGAGCCGCCTCGGCAAAGGTGCGTCAGGCTGGGGTACTGCCGGACCCGAAACTTGAAATCCAGTATTATCTCCAGCCTGTCGAGACCAGAACCGGGCCGCAACAGGCGGCTCTGGGGATCGGTCAGGGCCTGCCTTGGTTCGGCAAACTTCCTCTGATGCGTAAACTGAGCAGCCATGACGAGGCCATTGCAGGCGCAAAAATCGCGGTAGTAGAGTTGGATGTGGCACGGCAAATCAAAACAGCCTATATTGAGTATTGCTTTCTTGGCCGCTCCCAACAGGTTGTGGCGGATAACCTTGAACTGCTTCGTTACCTTGAAGGGGTGGCCCGTAGTCGTTATACAGGAGGGAAAGCAACCTATTTTGATGTGCTCAAGGTTCAGGCGGAACTGACCCGAACACAGGATAAAGCCCGGACTCTGGAAGATCAGGCATCTCCTCTCCGAATCCGCATCAATAATCTGTTGGGCACGGAACCGGAGCAGGCACGGGCCGTGCCAAAGCGTCTGCCTAATGTTGTTCTGAAAAAAAAGGAACATGCTCTTTACACCCTTGCACTTCAAAATGCTCCCCTGCTCCGGGCAGCACAGGAGCGCATTGCCAAGGCGCGAACCGGCAGGGATTTGGCGGAAAAGGATTTTTATCCTGACTTTCAGGTGTCGCTGAAAACTATTCTGACCGGATCTGCCGAATACGGCGATCCGCCGGACAGCGGTTCTGATCCGGTGATTGCCGGAGTCAGCATGACCCTGCCCATCTTCCGTGACCGCCGCCGTGCCAAGGTGGTTGAACAAAATGCAGGTATCAAGGCGGCCCGATCATTAGAAGAGGAGCAGAAGCGGGGCCTGAAAAACAGGATTGAGCAGGGCCTGTACGCTTACCGGGATGCGGAGCGCAGAGTGGCCCTGTACAGGGATGAGTTACTTCCCAACGCCCAACAACAGATTGAGGTTGCGGTCAGCGGATTCCAGAGTGGAAAAAACTCCATCCTGGAAATGATTGATGCGGAACAGAGCCTGCTGACCTTTTCTCTGGCGGCAAGCCGCGCCCTAGCTGACAGGGCCTTGGCTGTGGCCGGGTTGGAAGCGCAGGCCGGGGTTGTGCTGGCGACCTGGGAAGAGCCGGACGTCGCAGAACCGAACGACGCGGAAGATATAAAAGAAGTTGAACCAGGAAAGAAATAAAGCTGTCTAGGCGGTCGAAACATCGACGGCCTGTTATCCAACCAACATAAACACAAAGGAGTTCATCATGCGTATTCTTAAAACATGCAGCCTTGCCAGTCTGTGTCTTCTCATACTGCTGAGTTTCGCAGGCAGCGTTTTCGCTGCTGAGCAGACCAAATGTCCGGTCATGGGCGGTGATATCAACAAGGAAATCTATGCTGATCATGAAGGAAAACGAGTCTATTTCTGCTGTGCGGCCTGTCTTCCCCAATTCAAGGAAGACCCGGAAAAATACCTAGCCAAGATGAAAGAGGCGGGCGTTGAGCCGGAGGCTGTCCCGGCGGAGAACGTTGATGCTGCTTCGGTGGAGAGCGGTGATGCGGCCCCAGTCGAAAACATGGATCATACCGAGCACGTAAAATAAAACCACGAGGAACCGTATCATGCAGGATCTGCTTTTTCGACTGAGTGCTGTTTTCTTGTGCTGTTGCTTTTTGCTGCTGCCGGGAGGTTTACACGCGGTACACGCGGAAACAGATCCTGCGTCTGGACATGAACAGAGCCCGGAAACCGTCTGGACCTGCTCCATGCATCCGCAGATCCAGCTTCCAGAATTCGGCCAGTGCCCTCTCTGTTTTATGGATCTGATTGAGGTCGAAAAGCAGAGCAATGAAGAACGGCAGAGCCTACGCCAGATATCCCTGGACAGCAGGCAGAGGAAATTAGCCGAGGTGGAGGTGCGGAGCGTCATTCGAGGGCATAATGATACGGCGGCTGAAATTCAGATCTTTGGGCGAATTGACTATGACGAGACCAGCGGCAGCACCATCACCTCCTGGGTCGATGGTCGGCTCGACAAACTCTTTATTGATTACACCGGCTCTCCGGTAAAACGTGGGCAGGCCGTGGCCAAGGTCTACAGCCCGGATCTATTCACTGCCCAATCCGAGCTTATTCAGGCTGCCAGGGAGTTTGAACGCACCAGGCAATCGGGCAACGATCTGGTCAAAAAAATGGCCGCCCGAACCCTTGATGCTGCTCAAGAGAAATTGCGTCTGCTGGGTATCGGCAAAAAGCAGCTCCAGGCCATGCAACAGCAGCAAAAGCCTACCGATCATATCACCCTGACCGCCCCTTTATCCGGTATTGTGATTGAAAAACATGTCAACGAAGGTATGTATGTCAAGACCGGCATGCCCATTTATACCCTGGCAGATCTGACCAAGGTATGGGTGATTCTTGAGGTCTACGAGACCGATCTTCAGGCGGTCAGCATGGGGCAGAAGGTCGGTTTCACGGTTGAGGCCTATCCGGGGACCGAATTCCAGGGCAAGGTTGTTTATATTGATCCGCTGGTGGATGAAAAAAACAGGACGGTGCGGGTGCGCCTGAATGCCGATAACAGAACAGGGAAGTTGAAACCCGGCATGTTTGTCCGGGCCGAACTCTCCGCAGTCGCAGACAAAAGCGGGACATCCCGGTTACTGGTCCCCTCCTCTGCGCCCCTGCTCACGGGTAAGCGGGCCTTGGTCTATGTGCAGGTACCGGATAAACCGGGAACCTATGTGGGCCGGGAAGTGGTGCTCGGTTCAAAGCTGGGCGAATATTATGAGGTGAAAGACGGACTCAAGGAGGGGGAACTGGTTGTTGTGCGAGGTAATTTCAAAATTGACTCGGCCATTCAGCTCCAAGCTCGTCCTTCTATGATGAATCCCTATAGCGGAAGTACTGAAAAAGCCAAGGACTCCCTGCCGCAACTTTTTGTTTCCCGGCTGGATCTCCTCAACCAAGCTTTTGTTGCCCTATCCAGAGAGGCCCATAAAAAGGGGTCTGAGCAGTATCCCACCGCTTTGAAAAAATTCAGCAATGCCCTGCGTGCCATAGGAGGAACTGGGATTGACGGGCTTGATGAAGAGACCACCCTAAGTTGGCAGGAGCTTTCCATGCTCCTCAATAATGATATCGTTCTGTTGCAGGAAGCGGAAGGAGATAAGGAGATACGGACGCTCTATACCGAGCTTGCAGAGCATTTTCACCAGCTCAGACAGCGTTTTTCTATTGAAGATCTGCCGTCCGCCCATGCCGCTTCCCCGGAATTGCAGGCAAAGGTGGGTAAGCTCCTCAAAAAATATCTGATTCTTCAACAGAACCTTGCTGCTGATAATGAAGAGGTTGCCAAGAATTCCGTTGTAGCCCTTGCCCCACTGACTGCAACCTTAGTCACTGCTCTTGAGGAAAACGGGAGCGAGGATGCTGCTGGGTTGGCCCAACGCTTGAGCGCAGGCATGAAGGAGCTTGCCAGTACGGAAACGCTGGCGGATATCCGAACCGCTTTTTATCCCTACAGTCAGGCCGTGGTCGAGACCGTGGAAGCCTATGGCAGCAATGATCATACCTCCTGGTTTGTCCACTTCTGCCCGATGGCTTTTGACAATACCGGTGCCTCTTGGCTGGCTCCGTCAGAAGAGATCAATAATCCCTATTTTGGGGCTATGATGCTCCGTTGCGGTGAGGTGCGCAAGCAGCTAACGCAGGAATGACGCAGGAGTGAGGCAGCGTAATTATCCGCTTTTGTTTCATTCAAGCAAATCCACCCGGGGCTGGTCAGTAAAAAAGCGAACAGCGTTCAGCAGCTCAGGGAAATTATAAATAATATAGTCCGGCTCCGTGCCTTCGTATTTTTGCCGACCTTGATTGGATTGGAAAAAGACCGTTTTTAGGCCAAACTGTTGTGCGCCGAAGACATCACGATACATGTCATTACCGACAAAGAGCACCTCTTCCGGTTGGAGCTGCATAGCCTCCAAGGTCATGGCAAAAAGCCGCTGGTCCGGCTTGCGGAAGCCGTGATCACCGGAAACAACCACCGGGCTGAAATAATCAAGCAGACCAACGGCCCGGAGCTCTGGCACGGCCCAGGCAGTTTGCCCGTCCGAGAGGGCTGCTAACTGATAGTGTTGATGCAACTCCTTGATCGTATCTGTCACTCCCCGGTAGCGTTTCAAACGAAAAAGCGAGGCAGCTCGAAAGGTTTCAGCCAGGAAGAGCGGTAGTTGTTCCAGCTTTGCCGCAGGTAAATTGAGGGTGTACGCTGTGGCATGCTGGTCGATTATCTCTTGAAAAATGCCGGTCGCGTTAAACTCAGGATGCTGTTCCCCGCCTGCCTTGCGTTGACTCTTGAGCAGACGATTATACAAATCACGCACCTCCTGCTCGCTTAAGGAAATCCCTTGGTACAGGAGCAGGTTACTGAGGACGCGATAAATTTCACTATGCCATTCATTGGTATTAATGTCCGTGACTGTACCATTAATATCAAAAATCAGGCCCTTGATGATCATATAACCCTCCGTAGGCATTCTTTAGCTTCGTCGATTAAGCAGCGGCGGTAATCCTGAGCAATCCAGCTGTTGCGGGCAATACGCAGCAGGGTGATACCCATGTAAAAAGGTACTCTCGCAGTGATAGAATGGAACGCCTTATCTCTGTCAGGAAAATGGCAGGCATATTCCCAGAGAAAATGGCCGATAAAGGGTTCTGCGGCCTCCTTGCTCCCTGTATCACGCAGGAAAAAATGCTTCAGCTCACCAGTAATACGGCCTATGTCAAAGACGCGATCATCCCGATGCGCCCGCTCCAGATCAAAGGTGCTCACGTTCAGGCCGCCGGTAAACTTGAAATTTTCCGGGGTGGCATCGCCATGCACCAGCACCTCTCGATCTTCCCACATCTGCTTTTGCCGGTGCCACTGATTACGCAGCCAGCGCAGTTCATCCGCTTCTTTTTCCTTAATGCCATGAATCCGCAACAGTTTCCGGATCAGGTGTTCTGTATAATCGCAGGTCGGCGCAAAGTCAACTTTACGACCATTCGCGGTTCGGTTATGGAGTTTCGAAAAAAAATACGCCAAGGCAGTAAGCCGCTGGAAGAGTTTTTCACGTTCGCCACGATGAATGGCTGCAAGAATCACCGTACTCAACAGCTCGCCTTCACAGCTTTCTGTGACCAGGAGGGAATTCAGGGCGTAGTTTCGTCCTAAAGGTCGGGCCACATGATGAGGCGCACCGGTCAGTCCACAGCTACGCATAACATGGAGATTATTAAATTCATGCTTTAGCCGGGCAGCAGCTTTTGTTGCATCCTTGGTTCGGTCGCAGCGAAAGAATTTGCCTATAAATTTTGCACCGCTGTATTTTTCTTCATAGAGGAAAACGTCATTGGAGGCGTTAAGGCGGAAGACTCGATATTTTGCCCGATCAGGCGGTCTGCCGACTTGCGGATGAATTTCATGCCGCAGGTAGCCGTAAAGCGGGTCATCCCTGCGGACATGGCCAAGATATTGCTCATTGCTCATGATATTCAGTCTGTTTTCTTGGCCTACCTAAAAGCCCTCTGTGTCGTAATTCTTACTGACACCGGATGACCTTGAAGCTATCGCAACGGTGGTGGACCGGATTACAGATGGCATTGTTTGAAATAATCATAGTTGAGACATTGACTCCCCTATCTTGTACAAAATCCAGAGCCTTGCTGAATCCTTGGCGTTGACAGAAGGCATCAGCCGCAGGTTTTCCACATCCTTTTCCAAAGGCCATGCACCAGTCGAGCCTATAACCTCGATATGCTGGCATATTAAAGGCGGCATTTTTTTCTTTACATTTTATAATGTTAAAGGAATCGCAGCTATGGTGTTGCGGATTACAGACAGCATGATCCTGAATGGTCATGGTCTCGACTTGAGACTTTTTCTTGGAGAATTGCAAGGCGGAGGGGTGGCCCAGCATTTGACAGAAGGCATCAGCCGCAGGTTTTCCACATCCTTTTTCAAAGGTCTTACACCAGTCAAGGCTGTAACCCCGATTCTGGGGGTTCGGGTAGTCGGTAGCTGCACTCAGCTGAGGAAGATAGGCCGAAAAAAAAAGGGTAATAGCCGTAAAGATGAATTTCGTTTTTATTTTCATGAAGCTCCTCCTGTTGATTGGAAATAATTTTTGTGCCCCTGAATAACTTAACCTTGCTCCTATAGTCGAGAGTCATGCGAGATAACCGGCAACCTCACTGCTGCTCCACTATAATCTTCCGACTCTCGTTCTGCAATTGTTTTACATATTATTTTCTCTAAATTATAGGAACCTGGCACCAATCTTGAGAAATGCGTTGTTTACTTTCGTTGTCCTCAAGCAGACCTCTGTAGCTCGAATTACATTCGACATTTATCCATGCCAGGGATATTGACTTCTTGCCTTGGAAAGCCGAACTCTTTTCCTGAATAATGAATGGCAACGCCCGGCTCTGGCTCCATTAAAAAGTCTGGAATTATCCACGCCTAAATGTTTTCTTGACGCGCGACATTAAACCAAGTCATAATACCGTCGCAGAATACTGTCGTGCGTCATTATAGCAAACTTACAGGTTCATCGTTTCCTACTCACTCTTACCCACAACATTATGTCACGCCAAATACCTCCTGAAGAGTTCATGTAATTGTCCAGGTTCTCGCAGAACATCCCCAAGGGCTCGGAATATCTGCGCTGGAAAAAGCTCTGTCCAGCCATTTGCCGCAGATCAAGCGGCGAGCATTACAACGACGCCTCAAGCGACTCTAGGAGGAAAAACGGATCATCACCGAAGGGGAAAGCATTGCCCTGCGTTACAAACCAGCACCAAATATTGTGCAGGGAGAGAACGACCTTCCAGTCTCTGTGGAAGGAGGTATTATCAGAGGCCTCGTTCGGCAACCGCTCATCCAGCGTAAGCCTATGGGCTATCATCGTTCTTTCCTGGATGAGTACGAAACAGGGCGAACCTTTTATCTTACAGAGGAACTGCGCAGCTAGAGCTAGTTTCATGAGATGGGACGTACCCCGGCAGGAGAACGCCCTGCTGGTACCTATGCCAGAGATATCCTCAACCGTCTGCTGATTGACCTTTCCTGGTCCTCTTCCCGGCTGGAAG is drawn from Candidatus Electrothrix rattekaaiensis and contains these coding sequences:
- a CDS encoding 4Fe-4S dicluster domain-containing protein; the protein is MSKKPVEHVHARLDHDEDLSLLHEVSMKTAGVSRLEMCIQCGSCGGSCPSEMDMDHTPRTLFAMLRAGMREEALLSNTPWICVSCYHCVVRCPQNVHITDVMYALKSMAIQEKKYRDSSAPDFSETFVEMVEKYGRSYEFGLATRHYLKHSPLRMIRTAAMGLDMLKKGRLNMKPTTIKGMDQLTAILNKAKEMELAHE
- a CDS encoding CoB--CoM heterodisulfide reductase iron-sulfur subunit B family protein, with product MSDYIFYPGCAMESNAKAYYDSLMEIAQPLGINLQEIDDWNCCGATEYVGINLIPAYSLIARNLALAAKTGQKTVLSSCSACYLNLAKADYYMAERPALGKKVNEALAAGNLQYTPGSLDIRHLLDVLINDIGLDTLKAKVVRPLKGLRVAPYTGCMVPRPDYNKRWSDPEHPTELIDVLKAIGAEVVDFPGGTTCCGGHMTQIGPDTAYELIRRLISSAEKSKADIMVTVCPMCQLNVDAYQGETNSHYGTDYEMPIVFFSQLVGLALGFPPEKLGFGSEITSTAKALSRIGMDIPEAALAEGKQHQQEGLPMPPCMRKTAKTPEYKRPCAEEVKA
- a CDS encoding CoB--CoM heterodisulfide reductase iron-sulfur subunit A family protein, whose translation is MSNDKTKKIGVYVCHCGTNISHTVDVEKVRDWAAEGLGAEGVVIARDYKFMCSSPGQELIEQDIKELGLDRVVVAACSPHLHELTFRNAGKRAGLNPYLTELASIREQVSWVHTDKEAATAKAKAVVTGAVERVIENEPLEELKVAIHPDTLVVGGGIAGIQAALEIANAGKKVWLVERDASIGGHMAQFDKTFPTLDCAACILTPRMFEAGNHPNIELMTWSEVTNVAGYVGNFSVTIKKKPRYLKEELCTGCRICVEKCPKKIVDQGYEAGIGYRKAIYTSSAQAVPKYPVIDTANCNFFQKGTCKVCEKSCPTEAIDYEQKEEFLTVDVGNIILATGYDLFDARKMSNYGYGRLPNVFTSIEFERMCNAAGPTSGDIVLRDGKTTPKTVGIIHCVGSRDRNYNNYCSNICCMQSLKFAHLVKERTGATVYDFYIDMRTPMKAYDEFYQRVLEEGTLFVRGKVAQVTDAARKASEEGKLMIQVEDTLIGKQRRIPVDMVILSIGMEPRHDAKETGKLFGIGCSANGWFTEKHAKLDPISTMTEGIFIAGTATGPKDIPSSVAQGSAAAARVLNMIMRGEVTLEPIKASVYQGQCSGCRICNSLCPFNAITFLEDRKVSEINPALCQGCGTCVAACPAGAISGTGFSNDQILAQIDGLLMDVTLADA
- a CDS encoding hydrogenase iron-sulfur subunit, which codes for MSEQFEPVIICFTCNWCSYRAADLAGTARMHYAPNVRLVRLMCSGRLDPTFIMKALSGGADGVLITGCHPGECHYIEQNYKAQSRWLLLRRVLKGLGIAPERVKLTWTSASEGTKLTKDINSFVEEIRDQGPLAWHKNLQQEKQEKSQHNPQQTPVEVTA
- a CDS encoding YHS domain-containing protein encodes the protein MRILKTCSLASLCLLILLSFAGSVFAAEQTKCPVMGGDINKEIYADHEGKRVYFCCAACLPQFKEDPEKYLAKMKEAGVEPEAVPAENVDAASVESGDAAPVENMDHTEHVK
- a CDS encoding TolC family protein, with product MKRHIYTFLLCLIPAILTSPSVFSAEKEEKTLSAYLEQALVSNDALLAARAELRAASAKVRQAGVLPDPKLEIQYYLQPVETRTGPQQAALGIGQGLPWFGKLPLMRKLSSHDEAIAGAKIAVVELDVARQIKTAYIEYCFLGRSQQVVADNLELLRYLEGVARSRYTGGKATYFDVLKVQAELTRTQDKARTLEDQASPLRIRINNLLGTEPEQARAVPKRLPNVVLKKKEHALYTLALQNAPLLRAAQERIAKARTGRDLAEKDFYPDFQVSLKTILTGSAEYGDPPDSGSDPVIAGVSMTLPIFRDRRRAKVVEQNAGIKAARSLEEEQKRGLKNRIEQGLYAYRDAERRVALYRDELLPNAQQQIEVAVSGFQSGKNSILEMIDAEQSLLTFSLAASRALADRALAVAGLEAQAGVVLATWEEPDVAEPNDAEDIKEVEPGKK